One window of Mangrovibacterium diazotrophicum genomic DNA carries:
- the gltB gene encoding glutamate synthase large subunit has translation MQLETPKQQGLYRSEFEHGSCGIGFVANLKGRKQHRVISDALAMLARMEHRGGTGYDIKSGDGAGILIQIPHELFMEECPKDGIKLPTFGEYGVAMIFFPMDDRKRSECKDIISRNLTKFGLPFLGYRKVPVDNSDLGRDSRATEPYVQQLFIGKPDDMTVEEFDRKLFVFRKYTERLVRESVAGIGYDGLNIISCSYKTIIYKGQLTTEQVSLYFKDLTNPLAVSAIALVHSRFSTNTFPSWKLAQPFRYIAHNGEINTNKGNVNWMRAREALLESTLFTREELEMIFPICDLKASDSANLDMAIEMLVLSGRSLPHVLMMLIPEAWQNDPHMDPKKKEFYEFYSAMTEPWDGPASVCFTDGVLVGATLDRNGLRPSRYCVTDDDMLIMASESGALDVDHASVKVRGRLQPGKMFVADLEQGRIISDEEVKAEIISRQPYGDWVKENMTYLDDLPSIPDLELKEPDQKTLFKRQKAFGFTHEELEVLLKPMAETGKEAIGSMGADNPLAVLSDRPVLLSNYFKQLFAQVTNPPIDPIRERIVMDLRTYVGGFKNILTESPEHCRRIAIEQPVLTNEQLVKLSYVDHAHFQTKKISIVFHADGKPGTLEKKLERLCVYVEDAIDEGYSIILLSDFSVSTDHAPIPSVLVASAVHHHLIRIGKRGKADIIMEVGDVREVHHLATLLGYGVSAVNPYMAIDTIKQMANDGKLGAVTAEKAVKNYIKAVNGGLLKIFSKMGISTLASYQGAQIFEILGINSEVVDKYFTGTVSRIEGLSLDDIAKEALMRHRQGFPIRLGGSKVLEPGGEYKWRVGGERHLLSPKAVNLLQKATRTNDYKTFKQYCQLVDDQTKAAYTLRGLMDFNSDRESISIDEVESADSILKRFATGAMSFGSISWEAHTTLAIAMNRIGSKSNSGEGGEDPIRYTKLPNGDDMCSATKQIASGRFGVNSYYLSQAKELQIKMAQGAKPGEGGQLPGHKVNGWIGRVRGSTPGVGLISPPPHHDIYSIEDLAQLIFDLKNSNRDARINVKLVSETGVGTVAAGVCKAKADAVLISGYDGGTGASPLSSIKHAGLPWELGLAETHQTLVRNRLRNRITVQADGQMKTSRDLAIATLLGAEEWGCATAALVVEGCIMMRQCHSNTCPVGVATQNEDLRAKFTGNPDHVVNFFTFLVGGLREIMAELGFRSIQEMIGQSQCLKFKDDVDHWKYKNLDLSPILFKETIGADQGLYKTKEQNHQLEEILDWKFVEAAQNAIKTGEKVYGEFPVVNTDRSAGTVLSHEVTKVYKGEGLPDGTIHFKLTGSAGQSFGAFMCKGIELEVEGDANDYFGKGLSGGHLSIYPVKNAQFVPEKNIIVGNVCFYGATGGEAYIRGIAGERFCVRNSGAKVVVEGIGDHGCEYMTGGKAVILGKTGRNFGAGMSGGIAYVLDADGTFPAKCNMEMIGLEKVDDAAEQAELKAMIEKHLEKTGSAVAEYILSDWDYSLSKFVKVLPVDYKRMLGFIEKARSTGKYEKEDDIIDAAFDMSLEK, from the coding sequence ATGCAGTTAGAAACTCCCAAACAACAGGGTCTTTATCGCTCTGAATTTGAACATGGTAGCTGTGGGATCGGATTCGTAGCTAACCTGAAAGGTCGGAAACAACATCGGGTTATTTCTGACGCTTTAGCTATGTTGGCTCGGATGGAACATAGGGGCGGTACCGGATATGATATTAAAAGTGGGGATGGAGCTGGGATTTTAATTCAGATTCCCCATGAACTATTCATGGAAGAATGCCCAAAGGACGGAATCAAACTTCCGACTTTCGGCGAGTATGGCGTGGCCATGATTTTCTTTCCAATGGATGATCGAAAACGCTCGGAATGCAAGGATATTATTTCAAGAAACCTGACCAAATTTGGCTTGCCGTTTTTGGGATACCGCAAAGTTCCGGTAGACAACTCTGACCTTGGTCGTGACTCGCGCGCGACTGAACCTTACGTGCAACAATTATTCATCGGCAAACCCGATGATATGACGGTTGAAGAGTTCGATCGTAAGCTTTTCGTTTTCAGAAAATATACAGAACGTCTGGTTCGTGAATCGGTTGCCGGCATCGGATACGACGGTTTAAATATTATCTCCTGTTCATACAAGACCATTATTTATAAAGGTCAGTTGACAACAGAACAGGTTTCACTTTATTTTAAAGATTTGACCAACCCGTTAGCTGTTAGTGCTATCGCCTTGGTTCACTCTCGTTTCTCAACCAATACGTTCCCAAGTTGGAAATTGGCGCAGCCTTTCCGTTATATCGCTCACAACGGCGAGATTAACACCAACAAAGGTAACGTGAACTGGATGCGTGCCCGCGAAGCACTGCTGGAATCAACGCTGTTCACTCGTGAAGAACTGGAAATGATTTTCCCGATCTGCGATTTGAAAGCATCAGATAGCGCGAACCTGGATATGGCCATCGAAATGTTGGTGTTGAGCGGACGCTCATTGCCTCATGTGCTGATGATGCTGATTCCGGAAGCTTGGCAAAACGACCCACACATGGATCCAAAGAAAAAAGAGTTCTACGAATTCTATTCTGCCATGACAGAACCGTGGGATGGTCCGGCGTCTGTTTGTTTCACAGATGGTGTTTTAGTTGGAGCAACACTCGACCGTAACGGATTGCGTCCTTCACGCTACTGCGTAACTGACGACGATATGCTGATCATGGCATCAGAATCGGGAGCATTGGATGTAGACCACGCCAGCGTAAAAGTTCGCGGTCGTCTGCAGCCGGGTAAAATGTTTGTGGCCGATTTGGAACAAGGTCGCATTATCTCCGATGAAGAAGTTAAAGCTGAAATTATTTCCCGTCAACCTTATGGTGATTGGGTAAAAGAAAATATGACTTACCTGGATGATCTGCCTTCTATTCCTGATTTGGAATTGAAAGAGCCGGATCAGAAAACACTGTTCAAGCGTCAAAAAGCATTTGGTTTTACGCATGAAGAGTTGGAAGTACTGTTGAAGCCGATGGCTGAAACCGGTAAAGAAGCAATTGGTTCGATGGGGGCTGATAACCCGTTGGCTGTGCTTTCTGATCGTCCGGTATTGCTGTCGAACTACTTCAAACAGTTGTTTGCCCAGGTAACCAACCCGCCGATTGACCCGATTCGTGAGCGTATCGTTATGGACTTGCGTACCTATGTCGGTGGATTCAAAAATATTCTGACAGAATCTCCGGAACACTGCCGTCGTATTGCGATTGAGCAGCCGGTTCTGACCAACGAACAATTGGTAAAGTTGTCGTATGTTGACCATGCGCACTTCCAAACCAAGAAAATCAGCATCGTTTTCCACGCCGATGGAAAACCAGGCACTTTGGAGAAAAAGCTGGAACGTTTGTGTGTTTACGTTGAAGACGCCATCGACGAAGGTTACTCAATAATCCTGTTGTCTGACTTCTCTGTAAGTACCGACCATGCGCCGATTCCTTCGGTATTGGTCGCTTCAGCTGTACACCACCACCTGATTCGTATCGGTAAACGTGGTAAAGCTGATATCATCATGGAGGTTGGTGATGTTCGCGAAGTACACCACTTGGCAACTTTGCTGGGCTACGGCGTTTCTGCAGTGAATCCTTACATGGCAATCGACACCATCAAACAAATGGCAAACGATGGCAAGTTGGGTGCTGTTACGGCAGAGAAAGCGGTTAAAAATTACATCAAGGCTGTTAATGGCGGCTTGTTGAAAATCTTCTCCAAAATGGGTATCTCAACTTTGGCTTCATACCAAGGTGCACAGATCTTCGAAATTTTGGGAATCAATTCAGAAGTTGTCGACAAATACTTCACCGGAACTGTTAGCCGTATCGAAGGTCTGTCATTGGATGATATTGCCAAAGAAGCTTTGATGCGTCACCGTCAGGGATTCCCGATTCGCTTGGGTGGCTCGAAAGTGCTTGAACCTGGTGGTGAATACAAATGGAGAGTTGGTGGCGAACGTCACTTGTTGTCTCCGAAAGCAGTAAACCTGTTGCAAAAGGCAACTCGCACAAACGACTACAAAACATTCAAACAATATTGTCAGCTTGTTGATGATCAAACCAAGGCAGCTTACACCTTGCGTGGTTTGATGGATTTCAACTCTGATCGCGAGTCTATTTCGATTGACGAAGTTGAGTCGGCAGACAGCATCCTGAAGCGTTTCGCAACTGGAGCGATGTCATTCGGTTCTATTTCGTGGGAAGCACACACGACCCTGGCGATTGCGATGAACCGTATTGGTTCCAAGTCTAACTCAGGTGAAGGTGGTGAAGACCCGATTCGTTACACCAAATTGCCAAACGGCGACGACATGTGTTCGGCTACCAAGCAGATTGCTTCAGGACGTTTTGGTGTGAACAGCTACTACCTGAGTCAGGCCAAAGAGCTTCAGATTAAAATGGCTCAGGGCGCAAAACCTGGTGAAGGTGGTCAGCTTCCGGGACACAAAGTAAACGGTTGGATTGGCCGGGTGCGTGGTTCAACCCCGGGGGTAGGTTTGATTTCTCCTCCGCCACACCACGATATCTATTCAATCGAAGACTTGGCACAATTGATCTTCGACCTGAAAAACAGTAACCGCGACGCCCGTATCAATGTGAAGCTGGTTTCTGAAACAGGTGTTGGTACTGTTGCTGCCGGTGTTTGTAAAGCAAAAGCCGATGCTGTTCTGATCTCCGGATATGACGGTGGTACAGGTGCATCGCCGCTAAGCTCGATCAAACACGCTGGTTTGCCTTGGGAGCTTGGTTTGGCCGAAACTCACCAGACGTTGGTGCGCAACCGCTTGCGTAATCGGATCACGGTGCAGGCTGACGGTCAGATGAAAACATCTCGCGACTTGGCGATCGCAACTTTGTTGGGTGCCGAAGAATGGGGATGTGCAACTGCCGCGCTGGTTGTTGAAGGTTGTATCATGATGCGTCAGTGTCACAGCAATACCTGCCCGGTAGGTGTGGCTACGCAAAACGAAGATCTTCGCGCCAAATTCACCGGTAATCCCGACCATGTGGTGAACTTCTTTACCTTCCTGGTAGGTGGTTTACGTGAAATTATGGCCGAGCTAGGATTCCGTTCGATTCAAGAAATGATTGGTCAGTCACAATGTCTGAAATTTAAAGACGATGTGGACCACTGGAAATATAAAAACCTGGATCTGAGCCCGATCTTGTTCAAAGAGACAATCGGTGCCGATCAAGGCTTGTACAAAACGAAAGAACAAAATCACCAACTGGAAGAAATTCTGGACTGGAAATTTGTTGAAGCAGCACAGAATGCCATCAAAACAGGTGAAAAAGTTTACGGTGAGTTCCCTGTTGTGAACACCGACCGTAGTGCTGGTACTGTTCTTTCGCACGAAGTAACTAAGGTTTATAAAGGCGAAGGTCTGCCCGACGGAACAATTCACTTCAAACTGACTGGTTCTGCAGGTCAATCATTCGGAGCCTTTATGTGTAAAGGGATAGAATTGGAAGTAGAAGGTGATGCAAACGACTACTTTGGAAAAGGTTTGTCAGGCGGTCACTTGTCCATCTACCCGGTTAAAAATGCACAGTTTGTTCCCGAGAAAAACATCATTGTAGGTAACGTTTGTTTCTACGGGGCAACTGGAGGCGAGGCTTATATCCGTGGTATTGCCGGTGAGCGTTTCTGTGTTCGTAACTCGGGAGCGAAGGTAGTGGTAGAAGGTATCGGAGACCATGGTTGCGAATACATGACTGGCGGTAAGGCCGTGATCCTGGGTAAAACAGGTCGCAACTTCGGTGCAGGTATGTCGGGTGGTATCGCTTACGTACTTGATGCCGACGGAACCTTCCCCGCGAAGTGTAACATGGAAATGATCGGTTTGGAGAAAGTAGACGATGCTGCTGAACAAGCTGAATTGAAAGCAATGATCGAAAAGCACCTGGAGAAAACAGGGTCTGCCGTAGCAGAGTACATTCTGTCTGACTGGGACTACAGCTTGTCGAAATTTGTGAAAGTTCTTCCAGTCGATTACAAACGCATGCTTGGCTTCATTGAAAAAGCCCGCAGCACCGGTAAATATGAAAAAGAAGACGATATTATCGACGCAGCGTTCGATATGTCTTTGGAAAAGTAA
- the argH gene encoding argininosuccinate lyase, which produces MKLWDKGYSVNKLIEDFTVGKDRELDLYLAPFDVLGSMAHGTMLSEINLLPKDELALLLSELKAIYALIQKGEFQIEEGVEDVHSQVETMLTRKLGDIGKKIHSGRSRNDQVLLDLKLFARHEIREVVVLGEQLFQTLLKQADKYKDVLMPGYTHLQVAMPSSFGLWFSAYAESLADDFLLLHAAYRIANQNPLGSAAGYGSSFPLDRQMTTDLLGFEQMNYNVVYAQMGRGKMEKIVGFALSSIAATLSKLAYDVCLFMSQNFGFVSLPDELTTGSSIMPHKKNPDVFELLRSHCNKIQAMPTEIMLMVNNLPSGYFRDLQIVKEVFLPSFQDLKNCLEIANFALTEIAVKENILNDERYKYVYSVEDVNRLVIDGVPFRDAYKKVGLEIQAGNYNPSREIKHTHEGSLGNLCLPEIDAKMKAILAQFNFKKVDDSIAKLLK; this is translated from the coding sequence ATGAAACTCTGGGACAAAGGTTACTCTGTAAATAAACTGATTGAAGATTTTACTGTTGGTAAAGATCGCGAGCTGGATTTATACCTGGCTCCGTTTGATGTGTTGGGCTCGATGGCTCACGGTACCATGTTGTCGGAAATCAATTTGTTGCCGAAGGATGAACTTGCGTTGTTGTTGAGTGAATTGAAGGCAATTTACGCGCTGATTCAAAAAGGAGAATTTCAGATTGAAGAAGGCGTTGAAGATGTCCATTCCCAGGTTGAAACGATGTTGACCCGTAAGCTGGGCGACATTGGTAAGAAAATTCACAGTGGCCGCTCGCGAAACGACCAGGTTTTGCTGGACCTCAAATTATTTGCCCGCCACGAAATTCGCGAGGTTGTTGTTCTTGGTGAGCAGCTCTTCCAAACGTTGCTGAAACAAGCCGATAAATACAAGGATGTGCTGATGCCAGGGTATACCCACTTACAGGTGGCGATGCCTTCGTCGTTTGGTTTGTGGTTTAGTGCTTATGCCGAAAGTTTGGCTGACGACTTCCTGCTATTGCACGCTGCTTATCGGATTGCCAATCAGAATCCGCTGGGATCAGCAGCCGGTTACGGCTCGTCTTTTCCACTCGATCGCCAAATGACAACCGATTTGCTCGGATTTGAGCAAATGAACTACAATGTTGTTTATGCCCAAATGGGACGTGGCAAAATGGAGAAGATTGTTGGTTTCGCACTTTCGTCGATTGCTGCCACACTTTCCAAACTTGCTTACGATGTGTGCCTTTTTATGAGTCAAAACTTCGGATTTGTAAGTTTGCCAGATGAACTCACAACCGGGTCGAGTATCATGCCGCACAAAAAAAATCCGGATGTTTTTGAATTGTTGCGCTCGCACTGCAATAAAATTCAAGCCATGCCGACTGAGATTATGCTGATGGTTAATAACCTGCCAAGTGGCTATTTCAGAGACCTTCAGATTGTAAAAGAAGTATTCCTGCCATCCTTCCAGGATCTGAAGAATTGCCTGGAGATTGCCAATTTTGCATTGACTGAAATCGCAGTTAAAGAGAATATTTTGAACGATGAGCGCTATAAGTACGTTTATAGTGTAGAAGATGTCAATCGGTTGGTGATTGACGGCGTTCCGTTCCGCGATGCTTATAAAAAAGTAGGTCTTGAAATTCAGGCTGGGAATTACAATCCAAGTCGTGAAATTAAGCATACACATGAAGGAAGTTTAGGCAATTTGTGCCTTCCTGAAATTGATGCAAAAATGAAAGCAATTCTTGCCCAATTTAACTTTAAAAAGGTCGATGATTCGATTGCTAAGTTGCTGAAATAG
- a CDS encoding ArnT family glycosyltransferase, protein MKQTLIIAFAILLALTAYYFGLFIDLTGDSGKYAAIARHVFESGDCINLRIHAEPYDQKPPLLFWLSALGFELWGLHNWSFKIFPLLYGFLSIFFTYQLGKTLYGKQTGTLAAIFLSTSEIYFLYTMDVHTDLILVTNVTLAIWQLAAYLKTQKTSNFIFAFVAIGLAMMSKGAIGAAIPAFALGTHLIAKRDFKQLFHPKWIPGILIALLTATPAFLGLINQFGLEGIKFFFITNNVGRITGEYAGSNSDPFFYLHSSLYLFLPWTFFLIRGVVLEFRQILREGKDKSEYLTTGGIWIFFIIASLSKGKAPHYIFMLIPMFMVITAKWLVEALEKGSPKRIKQLLFAQNTLNTLLLLFIGIAMFYLFPTQKIIYPILLILSLAACLLVLKSGFGKNYKLILPGAILISTLAVFLNSSALPKAFSYQASTKAAKIYNENAAPAEKIFSYHYPQYEIFFYAKSDAIQLYSLHDLPKLLPEEKFWLLTTEAGKDSIQSNPDLKIIAEHPLKNRGMNRAGLQFILPSSRERSLDTVYLIEAKTNEQIQ, encoded by the coding sequence ATGAAGCAAACGTTAATTATTGCGTTTGCAATCCTGCTCGCATTAACCGCTTATTATTTCGGACTATTCATTGATCTGACAGGCGACTCTGGAAAATACGCTGCTATAGCACGCCATGTGTTCGAAAGCGGCGACTGCATCAATCTGAGAATCCACGCTGAACCTTACGACCAAAAACCACCGCTCCTTTTCTGGCTTTCGGCCCTCGGCTTCGAACTTTGGGGACTTCACAACTGGAGCTTCAAAATCTTCCCCCTGCTTTACGGCTTCCTGAGTATTTTCTTCACGTACCAGCTGGGCAAGACGCTTTACGGAAAACAGACAGGCACCTTGGCCGCCATTTTTCTTTCCACATCCGAAATCTACTTTTTGTACACTATGGATGTGCACACCGACCTGATTCTCGTCACCAACGTCACATTGGCAATCTGGCAACTGGCAGCCTACCTGAAAACCCAAAAGACTTCAAATTTCATTTTTGCGTTTGTCGCCATCGGGCTGGCCATGATGAGCAAAGGAGCCATTGGAGCAGCCATTCCTGCTTTTGCGCTGGGAACCCATTTAATTGCCAAAAGAGATTTCAAACAACTCTTCCACCCAAAATGGATCCCGGGGATCCTCATAGCTCTGCTGACTGCAACGCCGGCATTTCTGGGATTAATCAACCAATTCGGACTGGAGGGGATAAAATTCTTCTTCATCACCAACAATGTTGGCCGAATAACCGGTGAATATGCCGGAAGCAACAGCGATCCGTTCTTTTATCTTCACAGCAGCCTCTACCTCTTTTTGCCATGGACTTTCTTTTTAATCAGAGGCGTGGTTCTTGAATTTCGTCAAATTTTGAGAGAAGGGAAAGATAAATCCGAATACCTCACTACCGGGGGGATTTGGATATTCTTCATAATTGCCTCTCTCTCGAAAGGAAAAGCTCCACATTACATTTTTATGCTTATCCCGATGTTCATGGTGATTACTGCCAAATGGCTTGTCGAAGCACTTGAAAAAGGATCGCCCAAAAGAATCAAACAACTCCTTTTTGCGCAAAATACACTCAACACATTACTGCTGCTTTTCATCGGAATAGCGATGTTTTACTTGTTCCCCACACAAAAAATAATCTATCCGATACTACTAATACTTTCCCTGGCTGCCTGCCTACTCGTTTTAAAAAGCGGTTTCGGAAAAAACTACAAACTAATTTTACCCGGAGCCATCTTAATTTCCACACTAGCCGTTTTCCTCAACTCAAGCGCACTACCGAAAGCTTTCAGCTACCAGGCATCAACGAAGGCAGCAAAAATTTACAACGAAAATGCAGCACCAGCCGAAAAGATCTTTAGCTACCACTACCCGCAATACGAAATCTTCTTCTACGCCAAGTCCGATGCGATTCAACTTTATTCCTTGCATGACCTTCCAAAACTACTGCCCGAAGAAAAGTTTTGGTTACTCACAACCGAAGCCGGCAAGGATAGCATTCAATCGAATCCGGATTTAAAAATTATTGCAGAACACCCCCTAAAAAACAGGGGTATGAATCGCGCAGGTCTCCAATTTATCCTTCCGTCCTCCCGCGAACGCTCGCTGGATACCGTTTATTTAATTGAAGCCAAAACGAACGAACAGATCCAATGA